One window of the Granulicella arctica genome contains the following:
- the ndk gene encoding nucleoside-diphosphate kinase has protein sequence MSQRTFSIIKPDAVRKGDTAAILATIEKAGFKIVSIKRLSISKAQAEGFYHVHAARPFFGELTEFMSSGPIFPMILEKDNAIADFRKLMGATNPAQAEEGTIRKQFAASIGENAIHGSDAEDTAAFEIGYFFAGIELN, from the coding sequence TTGTCACAGCGCACATTCAGCATCATCAAGCCGGACGCCGTTCGCAAGGGCGATACCGCCGCCATTCTCGCCACGATTGAGAAGGCAGGCTTCAAGATTGTTTCGATCAAGCGGCTCTCGATCTCGAAGGCACAGGCCGAGGGCTTCTACCATGTTCACGCGGCGCGTCCTTTCTTCGGCGAACTGACGGAGTTCATGTCAAGCGGACCGATCTTCCCCATGATTCTTGAGAAGGACAACGCGATTGCTGACTTCCGCAAGCTGATGGGCGCGACGAATCCGGCGCAGGCGGAAGAGGGAACGATCCGCAAGCAGTTTGCAGCGTCGATCGGCGAGAATGCGATCCACGGCTCCGATGCCGAGGATACGGCTGCATTTGAGATTGGCTACTTCTTCGCTGGCATCGAGCTGAACTAG
- a CDS encoding SGNH/GDSL hydrolase family protein: protein MPRTSRRSSILLSVALLALGSLAPSTLFAAKTKPDHWVGTWATAPIASPNKDMTVGATDTTYREIVHVSIGGPLARIVLTNEFGTEPLIIGAVHAALSVGNGDISLTSANALTFGGSPTITIPAGGMVVSDPAALTLKPFDNVAVSIFVPAQTISQISVHGYADQTSYTAPGNVVSSKSLTQPTPIYSWPFLKGIDVLVSPNTASIVTFGDSITDGAKSTRDANTRWPDILAHRLHDNKKTASLGVLNEGIGGNRVLHDGTGPNALARFDRDVLSQAGVKYVVLMEGINDIGNATSPTNPHDPVTAQELILGLGQLAASAHTRGIKVIGATLTPYVGAGYQSPAGETIRQAVNDWIRTSKDLDGVIDFDKATRDPANPGVFLPSCDSGDHLHPADGGYKIMGDSIDLGLFTDKK, encoded by the coding sequence ATGCCCCGAACGTCTCGCCGCTCCAGCATCCTCCTTTCAGTCGCCCTGCTCGCTCTCGGCTCACTTGCTCCGTCCACCCTCTTCGCCGCCAAGACCAAGCCAGACCACTGGGTCGGCACCTGGGCGACTGCTCCCATCGCGAGCCCAAACAAGGACATGACCGTAGGCGCGACCGACACGACCTACCGCGAAATCGTCCATGTCTCGATCGGCGGTCCGCTCGCCCGCATCGTCCTCACGAACGAGTTCGGCACCGAACCACTCATCATCGGTGCCGTTCACGCCGCCCTGAGCGTCGGAAATGGCGATATCTCCCTCACCAGCGCCAACGCTCTCACCTTCGGAGGAAGCCCCACCATTACCATCCCGGCCGGCGGAATGGTCGTCAGCGATCCGGCTGCGCTCACCCTCAAGCCATTCGACAACGTGGCCGTCAGCATCTTCGTCCCCGCGCAAACCATCAGCCAGATCAGCGTTCACGGCTACGCCGACCAGACCAGTTACACCGCTCCCGGAAATGTCGTCAGCTCCAAGTCCCTCACCCAACCCACGCCGATCTACTCGTGGCCCTTTCTCAAAGGCATTGACGTCCTCGTCAGTCCCAACACAGCCTCAATCGTGACCTTCGGCGACAGCATTACCGACGGAGCCAAAAGCACCCGCGACGCCAACACACGCTGGCCCGACATCCTCGCCCATCGGTTGCATGACAACAAGAAGACCGCCTCGCTCGGCGTCTTGAACGAAGGCATCGGCGGAAACCGCGTCCTGCATGACGGCACCGGCCCCAACGCCCTCGCCCGCTTCGACCGCGATGTCCTCTCACAAGCCGGAGTCAAATACGTCGTCCTCATGGAGGGCATCAACGACATCGGCAACGCCACCTCGCCCACAAACCCACACGATCCCGTCACCGCCCAGGAGCTCATCCTCGGGCTCGGCCAGCTTGCCGCTAGCGCCCACACACGCGGCATCAAGGTCATAGGCGCAACCCTCACCCCGTACGTTGGAGCAGGCTATCAATCCCCGGCAGGCGAAACCATCCGCCAGGCCGTCAATGACTGGATCCGCACCTCCAAGGACCTCGATGGCGTCATCGACTTCGACAAAGCCACCCGCGATCCGGCAAATCCCGGCGTGTTCCTGCCGTCATGCGACTCCGGCGACCATCTCCACCCCGCAGACGGAGGTTACAAGATCATGGGCGATTCCATCGACCTGGGCCTCTTCACCGACAAGAAGTAG
- a CDS encoding aldose epimerase family protein codes for MKLAQVILAVMTTALTAQGAVTKEPFGTTPGGAAVEIYTLKSDAVEARIMTYGARIVSIKTADKTGKVADVVLGYKDFAGYTGDKNTYFGSIVGRYGNRIAHGKFSLDGKEYTLPLNDHGINTLHGGTVGFDSLIWTGKEIPGGVEMTLVSKDGDQGFPGTLTAHVKYTLQGGALKIDYTATTDKDTVLNLTNHSYFNLAGEGTGTILNQEIEIHADKFTPTDAGLIPTGVLAPVAGTPFDFTKPMVIGARIGDANDQLKMAGGYDHNWVLRGQNGVEKVAAKVHDPVSGRVLTVTTTQPGVQFYTGNFLDGSKTGPSGKAYAKNFGLCLETQHFPDSPNHPDFPTTELKPGQTMHSVTTFTFSVQK; via the coding sequence ATGAAACTTGCACAGGTTATTCTGGCTGTCATGACTACCGCACTCACTGCACAAGGCGCTGTAACGAAGGAGCCGTTCGGGACCACACCGGGCGGCGCGGCTGTCGAGATCTACACGTTGAAGAGCGATGCTGTTGAGGCGCGCATCATGACCTATGGCGCGCGGATCGTCTCGATCAAGACGGCAGACAAGACTGGCAAGGTTGCGGATGTTGTTCTGGGCTACAAGGACTTTGCCGGCTACACGGGCGACAAGAATACCTACTTCGGCTCAATCGTCGGTCGGTATGGCAATCGCATCGCGCATGGCAAGTTCTCGCTCGACGGCAAGGAGTACACGCTGCCACTGAACGATCATGGGATCAATACGCTGCATGGCGGAACGGTCGGTTTCGACTCCCTGATCTGGACAGGCAAGGAGATTCCGGGTGGTGTTGAGATGACGCTGGTGAGCAAGGACGGCGACCAGGGCTTTCCGGGGACGCTGACGGCGCATGTGAAATATACGCTGCAAGGTGGTGCGCTGAAGATCGACTACACCGCGACGACGGACAAGGATACGGTTCTGAATCTGACGAACCACTCGTACTTCAACCTGGCGGGCGAAGGGACGGGAACGATTCTGAACCAGGAGATCGAGATCCACGCGGACAAGTTCACGCCGACCGATGCCGGGCTGATCCCGACGGGCGTTCTGGCTCCAGTTGCGGGGACGCCGTTCGACTTCACGAAGCCGATGGTGATCGGCGCGCGGATTGGCGATGCTAACGACCAGTTGAAGATGGCTGGAGGGTATGACCACAACTGGGTTTTGCGTGGGCAGAACGGCGTCGAGAAGGTTGCGGCGAAGGTTCACGATCCGGTAAGTGGACGCGTGTTGACGGTGACGACGACGCAGCCGGGCGTTCAGTTCTATACGGGAAACTTCCTGGATGGATCGAAGACCGGCCCAAGCGGCAAGGCGTATGCGAAGAACTTCGGGCTCTGCCTCGAGACGCAGCACTTCCCGGATTCGCCGAATCATCCTGATTTCCCGACGACGGAGTTGAAGCCTGGTCAGACGATGCATAGCGTGACGACGTTTACCTTTTCCGTACAGAAGTAA
- a CDS encoding NAD-dependent epimerase/dehydratase family protein, translated as MKSVLITGGSGFFGGLLKRRLLDENYRCTNIDLVADPDSNPNLISVQGDIRDPALLDKLFAEHHFEAVFHCAAQLAHDAIDDNLLWTSNVDGTRNLAEAARQHSVKKFIFISSNCLWASNLGHDVTEDEPPNPIELYGKSKLAGEQVLADYPDLDVITIRCPTIIDSGRLGLLAILFEFIDDGKKVWVVGDGDNRYQFIYAQDLATACIQSLAYEGSNLFHIGSDHVVSLKKVYEAIIREAGSRSRVAHLPKAPTIAAMQLAHRLKLSPLGPYHYQMIAESFVFSTTRIRAELGWTPTLTNEEMMVRAYRYYADNRQAIHARTDVSAHSKPASMGIIRALKWLS; from the coding sequence ATGAAAAGCGTCCTCATCACCGGCGGCTCCGGCTTCTTCGGCGGTCTCCTCAAGCGCCGCCTCCTCGACGAGAACTACCGCTGCACCAACATCGATCTCGTAGCCGACCCCGACTCCAATCCGAACCTCATCAGCGTGCAAGGCGACATCCGCGACCCGGCCCTCCTGGACAAGCTCTTCGCCGAGCACCACTTCGAAGCCGTCTTCCATTGCGCCGCCCAACTCGCCCACGATGCCATCGATGACAACCTCCTCTGGACCTCGAACGTCGACGGCACCCGCAACCTGGCCGAAGCCGCCCGCCAGCACAGCGTCAAGAAGTTCATCTTCATCTCCTCGAACTGCCTATGGGCCAGCAATCTCGGCCACGACGTCACCGAGGACGAGCCCCCCAACCCCATCGAGCTATACGGCAAATCCAAACTAGCCGGCGAGCAGGTCCTCGCCGACTACCCCGACCTCGATGTCATCACCATTCGCTGCCCCACCATCATCGACAGCGGCCGACTCGGTCTCCTCGCCATCCTCTTCGAGTTCATCGATGACGGCAAGAAGGTCTGGGTCGTCGGCGACGGCGACAATCGCTACCAGTTCATCTACGCCCAGGACCTCGCCACCGCCTGCATCCAGTCCCTCGCTTACGAAGGCTCAAACCTCTTCCACATCGGCTCCGACCACGTCGTCTCCCTCAAGAAGGTCTACGAAGCCATCATCCGAGAAGCCGGTAGCCGCTCCCGCGTAGCCCACCTCCCGAAAGCCCCCACCATCGCCGCGATGCAGCTCGCCCACCGGCTCAAGCTCTCCCCCCTCGGTCCCTACCACTACCAGATGATCGCCGAGAGCTTTGTCTTCTCGACCACCCGCATCCGCGCCGAGCTAGGCTGGACCCCCACCCTCACTAACGAAGAGATGATGGTCCGCGCCTACCGCTACTACGCCGACAATCGCCAGGCCATCCACGCCCGCACCGACGTCTCCGCCCACTCCAAACCCGCCTCCATGGGCATCATCCGCGCCCTCAAATGGCTCTCCTGA
- a CDS encoding O-methyltransferase — MGLFSKKLKQEHKVMLQAERAAGQLQPEYHRPTPECPNPKRWHMYDSMTAEAEVLEFLRTLVTTIKPELVVETGSFLGVSTLWIAEGLKANGFGKIISCEFDPIVFASAKEKIAASGLADWIELRNESSLEMKIDGTIGLFFSDSDMPIREAEVKRFLPQISPYGLILMHDASSHLKVVRDAAHKMESEGLLSCIFLPTPRGLVVAQKREGRA, encoded by the coding sequence ATGGGTCTCTTCAGCAAAAAACTCAAGCAGGAACACAAGGTCATGCTCCAGGCCGAGCGAGCCGCCGGCCAGCTCCAGCCCGAGTACCACCGCCCCACCCCCGAGTGCCCCAACCCCAAGCGCTGGCACATGTACGACTCCATGACTGCCGAAGCCGAGGTCCTCGAGTTCCTCCGCACCCTCGTCACCACCATCAAGCCCGAGCTGGTCGTCGAAACCGGCTCCTTCCTCGGCGTCAGCACCCTCTGGATCGCCGAGGGCCTCAAAGCCAACGGCTTCGGCAAGATCATCAGCTGCGAGTTCGACCCCATCGTCTTCGCCTCCGCAAAAGAAAAGATCGCCGCCTCCGGCCTGGCCGACTGGATCGAACTCCGCAACGAGTCGTCCTTGGAAATGAAGATCGATGGCACGATAGGCCTCTTCTTCTCCGACTCCGACATGCCCATCCGCGAGGCCGAGGTCAAGCGCTTCCTCCCCCAGATCTCCCCCTACGGCCTCATCCTCATGCACGACGCCAGCTCCCACCTCAAAGTAGTCCGCGACGCCGCCCACAAGATGGAGTCCGAAGGCCTCCTCTCCTGCATCTTCCTCCCCACCCCCCGCGGCCTCGTAGTAGCTCAAAAACGCGAAGGCCGCGCCTGA
- the fucP gene encoding L-fucose:H+ symporter permease produces the protein MFIAPGSTTAADKASATKQPLLPIGNLGPFFLVTSLFFLWAIPNNLNDILIRQFMKSFALTRFEGGLVQSAFYMGYFLLAIPAALLMRRAGYKAGILTGLLLFATGTFLFYPAALVGQYWFFLFALFVMASGLAFLETAANPFIAQIGAPESSERRLNFSQAFNPIGAIAGAGVGTVFILSGVELTKSEVAARIASGTYAAYLRTETLRVVAPYALLGLIALILAGVIARTKFPVIQSEHEGDVDDHAHVTDLLHQRHFVLAVITQFLYIGAQVGTWSYFIQYVQDYTHQPEKVAGYFLIGTLAAFGVGRFGSAWLMQFVPASRLMAGYAIANIVLLTIAIVHPGWVGLWCVFGTSLCMSVMFPTLFALGIKDLGANTKIAGSLLVMSIVGGAILTPIMGLIAEHTGSIADAYIIPLISYIAVVLYALFGSKPSYSR, from the coding sequence ATGTTCATCGCACCAGGAAGCACAACTGCCGCAGACAAAGCATCGGCCACCAAACAACCGCTGCTCCCGATCGGCAATCTCGGGCCATTCTTCCTGGTCACCTCCCTCTTCTTTCTCTGGGCCATCCCGAACAACCTCAACGACATCCTTATCCGCCAGTTCATGAAGTCCTTCGCGCTCACCCGCTTCGAAGGAGGGCTCGTCCAGTCCGCCTTTTACATGGGCTACTTCCTCCTCGCCATCCCTGCCGCCCTGCTCATGCGCCGCGCAGGCTACAAAGCTGGAATCCTCACCGGCCTCCTCCTCTTTGCCACCGGAACCTTCCTCTTCTATCCCGCTGCTCTCGTCGGCCAGTACTGGTTCTTCCTTTTCGCCCTCTTCGTCATGGCCAGCGGCCTCGCCTTCCTCGAAACCGCCGCGAACCCCTTCATCGCCCAGATCGGCGCACCTGAAAGCTCCGAGCGCCGCCTCAACTTCTCGCAGGCCTTCAACCCCATCGGGGCCATCGCCGGAGCAGGCGTAGGCACCGTCTTCATCCTCTCTGGCGTCGAGCTCACAAAATCCGAAGTAGCCGCCCGCATCGCCTCAGGCACCTACGCCGCCTATCTCCGCACCGAAACCCTCCGCGTCGTCGCACCCTACGCCCTTCTCGGCCTCATCGCCCTCATCCTCGCCGGTGTCATCGCGCGCACGAAGTTCCCCGTCATCCAGAGCGAGCACGAAGGCGACGTCGACGACCACGCCCACGTCACCGACCTCCTCCACCAGCGCCACTTCGTCCTCGCCGTCATCACGCAGTTCCTCTACATCGGTGCACAGGTCGGCACCTGGAGCTACTTCATCCAGTACGTGCAGGACTACACCCACCAGCCAGAAAAGGTCGCCGGCTACTTCCTCATCGGCACCCTCGCCGCCTTCGGTGTCGGACGCTTCGGCTCAGCATGGCTCATGCAGTTCGTACCCGCATCCAGACTGATGGCCGGTTACGCCATCGCGAACATCGTTCTCCTCACCATCGCCATCGTCCATCCCGGCTGGGTCGGCCTCTGGTGCGTCTTCGGAACCAGCCTCTGCATGTCCGTCATGTTCCCCACCCTCTTCGCCCTCGGCATCAAGGATCTCGGGGCCAACACCAAGATCGCCGGCTCCCTCCTCGTCATGTCCATCGTCGGCGGAGCCATCCTCACCCCCATCATGGGCCTCATCGCCGAGCACACCGGCAGCATCGCCGACGCCTACATCATCCCCCTCATCAGCTACATCGCCGTCGTCCTCTATGCCCTCTTCGGCTCCAAACCCAGCTACTCCCGCTAA
- a CDS encoding TIGR03118 family protein, whose translation MQNLATSNDHSTTTRISSRLKKIFALVAGAAALGGFASAQTPGTFQVTNLLSDGSVPALTTDPNFLNPWGVSIGKDFWINTQATGLDYVALIPGATSTITAPQIPFTVGIPAAGGVKTTTGTPTGTVFYAGKSFLLPNGAPPSFLFSTLDGTVSGWNIGLGTKGSVAQVAIDNSAANAVYTDMALLTNATGTFLLTANFGQGADVEVYDSSYKAAKLAGSFTDPNVPAGYAPYSVHSIGSQVFVTYMLRTAVSTTTPVTGGPAPYLVSPKASNGVAYQQTLGAGNGFLDVFDNNGNFVARAVDTGGNLNSPWGVAIAPATFGVFGGDLLVGNFGDGHINVYDPKTFAFLGQMTDGTGKSISYPGMWELVFGTGTAGYGDVNTLFFSAGLNNEKDGLFASITNNATSTAPATFGVSASTTASSVKAGAAAKIVVAVAPTNSFSGNVTLSCSGLPTGATCTFSPAQLSVSSTQSATSTVTIQTAAATASVSKPEGFTATRAAEIAAAMLLPFGSLLAFVRRRPVGKSSMVRLLGLVAIMLVASGMIAGCSSGMTAAATPPPVTPTAPVAATSQVTITATAGSTVQSTTVALTVQ comes from the coding sequence ATGCAGAACCTGGCTACTTCAAACGATCACTCCACGACGACGCGGATCTCATCGCGCCTCAAGAAAATCTTCGCGCTTGTTGCAGGCGCTGCTGCCCTCGGAGGCTTTGCGTCAGCGCAGACGCCCGGGACCTTTCAGGTGACCAACCTTTTGTCGGACGGATCGGTTCCGGCGCTGACGACTGATCCGAACTTCCTGAATCCGTGGGGCGTGTCGATCGGCAAAGACTTCTGGATCAATACACAGGCGACGGGGCTGGACTACGTCGCGCTGATCCCGGGGGCGACATCGACGATCACGGCTCCGCAGATTCCATTTACGGTGGGAATTCCTGCTGCGGGTGGCGTGAAGACGACGACGGGTACGCCGACCGGTACGGTCTTCTACGCAGGGAAGAGCTTCCTGCTGCCGAATGGAGCACCACCATCGTTCCTTTTCTCGACGCTTGATGGGACGGTGTCGGGTTGGAACATCGGACTGGGGACCAAGGGCAGCGTGGCGCAGGTGGCGATCGATAACAGCGCGGCCAATGCGGTGTACACGGATATGGCTTTGCTGACCAATGCGACGGGTACGTTCCTGCTGACGGCGAACTTTGGCCAGGGCGCGGATGTTGAGGTGTATGACAGCAGCTACAAGGCGGCGAAGCTCGCTGGCAGCTTTACCGATCCGAATGTGCCTGCGGGCTATGCTCCCTACTCGGTGCACAGCATTGGGTCGCAGGTGTTTGTGACCTACATGCTGCGCACTGCCGTCTCGACGACGACTCCAGTGACCGGCGGACCAGCACCGTACCTTGTTTCGCCCAAAGCCAGCAACGGCGTTGCGTATCAGCAGACGCTTGGGGCAGGTAATGGATTTCTCGATGTGTTCGACAACAACGGCAACTTTGTAGCGCGCGCTGTCGATACGGGCGGCAACCTGAACTCACCGTGGGGCGTGGCGATTGCTCCAGCAACGTTTGGCGTGTTTGGCGGCGATCTGCTGGTGGGTAATTTTGGCGATGGTCACATCAATGTCTATGATCCGAAGACCTTCGCGTTCCTTGGGCAGATGACGGATGGAACGGGCAAATCGATCTCCTACCCTGGTATGTGGGAGCTCGTGTTTGGTACGGGCACGGCGGGCTATGGCGATGTGAATACACTGTTCTTCAGCGCCGGGCTCAACAATGAGAAGGACGGTCTGTTCGCTTCGATCACCAACAACGCTACTTCTACAGCACCGGCTACGTTCGGCGTGAGCGCTTCGACGACTGCCTCGTCGGTGAAGGCTGGTGCAGCGGCGAAGATCGTGGTGGCGGTGGCTCCGACGAACAGCTTCAGCGGTAATGTGACGCTGAGCTGCAGTGGCCTGCCAACGGGCGCGACGTGTACGTTCTCCCCGGCACAGTTGTCGGTCTCTTCGACGCAAAGTGCTACCAGCACGGTAACAATTCAGACGGCTGCTGCAACCGCGTCCGTATCTAAGCCTGAAGGATTCACGGCGACTCGTGCGGCAGAGATCGCTGCTGCGATGCTGCTTCCGTTCGGCTCGCTGCTGGCGTTCGTTCGCAGGCGTCCTGTTGGCAAATCGTCGATGGTACGGCTGCTTGGACTTGTGGCGATCATGCTGGTGGCTTCCGGGATGATTGCGGGTTGCTCCAGCGGAATGACCGCTGCTGCCACGCCACCGCCCGTTACACCGACAGCGCCCGTCGCCGCTACCTCGCAGGTGACGATTACGGCTACTGCCGGATCTACGGTGCAGTCGACGACGGTTGCGCTTACGGTTCAGTAA
- a CDS encoding ATP-binding protein, whose translation MRTTLMVSLLAVSLGLTATCLLIIRVSVQQEIRKGLNSDLDHSLSTFRNIARQRNQMLAREAALLADLPSLKSLMATQDTTTIQDASEEFWKVSGSDFFALASQTGKVFTYSNKGDVLDAETVKQEIQACLAGPDEPCMIAAGPHLYELAMQPLYFGPTANQSELGYVVIGYAIDHQVATEVSEGAAADVVFLIDGVPAATTLPPAKLPDLSAHNSELSATQSLHRSFKLDRELYMAVSTPLATIGRSKVELVVLKSYDRASDYLRRVNRWIAILGLSALLLAAILAAYISRTVTRPLEALVAGTRALGKGNFHYRLSVEGAMEVQELNQAFERMRGEIKRTQAELIEADRLATIGRMASSVSHDLRHYLSAIYANAEFMSLTNTAPTERAELLLEVKEAVQGMTDLIESLLLFSQTGQILYPSYESLAPLIERTVHNVRQHPEARGVTITVDLQPVDAWIDARKLGRAIYNLLLNACQAAKHGTGSPAVQLTLSEDDRSIRISIADNGPGIPIDIRQTLFQPFVSAGKANGSGLGLTLAQHISQEHGGEVQLDASIAGTTTFTVHLEKAKLKAFEHKSQELKPQTH comes from the coding sequence ATGAGAACGACGCTGATGGTCTCGCTTCTGGCGGTCTCGCTGGGGCTTACCGCAACGTGCCTGCTCATCATCCGCGTCAGCGTCCAGCAGGAGATTCGCAAAGGTCTCAACTCTGACCTCGACCACTCCCTCAGCACCTTCCGCAACATCGCCCGCCAGCGTAACCAGATGCTCGCCCGCGAAGCCGCTCTACTCGCCGATCTCCCCAGCCTCAAGTCCCTCATGGCGACGCAGGACACCACCACTATTCAAGACGCCAGCGAGGAGTTCTGGAAGGTCAGCGGCAGCGACTTCTTCGCCCTCGCCAGCCAGACCGGCAAGGTCTTCACCTACTCCAACAAAGGCGATGTCCTCGACGCCGAGACCGTCAAACAGGAGATTCAGGCCTGTCTGGCCGGACCCGACGAACCCTGCATGATCGCCGCCGGTCCGCACCTCTACGAATTGGCCATGCAGCCACTCTACTTCGGCCCCACTGCAAATCAGTCCGAGCTGGGCTACGTCGTCATCGGCTACGCCATCGACCATCAGGTCGCTACCGAGGTAAGCGAGGGAGCCGCCGCAGACGTAGTCTTCCTTATCGACGGCGTACCTGCAGCCACCACGCTACCCCCCGCCAAACTCCCCGACCTCAGCGCCCACAACAGTGAGCTCTCCGCAACCCAAAGCCTGCATCGCTCCTTCAAGCTCGACCGCGAACTCTACATGGCCGTCTCGACCCCGCTCGCCACCATAGGCCGCAGCAAGGTCGAGCTTGTCGTCCTGAAATCCTACGACCGCGCCAGCGACTATCTCCGTCGCGTCAATCGTTGGATCGCCATCCTCGGCCTCTCCGCACTTCTGCTCGCCGCCATCCTCGCCGCCTATATCTCCCGCACCGTCACTCGTCCTCTTGAGGCTCTCGTCGCCGGCACCCGCGCCCTCGGCAAGGGTAACTTCCACTACCGACTGAGCGTGGAAGGAGCCATGGAGGTACAGGAGCTCAATCAGGCCTTCGAGCGCATGCGCGGCGAGATCAAGCGCACCCAGGCCGAGCTCATCGAGGCCGACCGCCTCGCCACCATCGGCCGCATGGCAAGCTCCGTCTCCCACGACCTCCGCCACTATCTCTCCGCTATCTACGCCAACGCCGAGTTCATGAGCCTCACCAACACCGCCCCCACCGAACGCGCCGAGCTTCTCCTCGAGGTCAAGGAAGCCGTGCAGGGCATGACCGATCTCATCGAATCGCTCCTCCTCTTCAGCCAGACCGGCCAGATCCTCTATCCGAGCTATGAATCGCTTGCCCCCCTCATCGAGCGGACCGTGCACAACGTCCGACAGCATCCCGAGGCACGCGGCGTCACCATCACCGTCGACCTGCAGCCCGTGGACGCCTGGATAGACGCCCGCAAACTTGGCCGCGCTATCTACAACCTCCTGCTCAACGCCTGCCAGGCAGCAAAGCACGGCACCGGCAGCCCGGCCGTCCAACTCACTCTCTCCGAGGACGACCGCAGCATCAGGATCAGCATCGCTGACAATGGCCCCGGCATCCCCATCGACATCCGCCAGACCCTCTTTCAGCCCTTCGTAAGCGCTGGCAAGGCCAACGGCTCAGGCCTCGGGCTCACCCTGGCGCAGCACATCAGCCAGGAGCACGGCGGTGAGGTCCAGCTCGACGCCTCCATCGCAGGAACAACCACCTTTACAGTTCATCTCGAGAAGGCCAAGCTCAAAGCATTCGAGCACAAGAGCCAGGAACTCAAACCGCAGACGCACTAG
- a CDS encoding response regulator transcription factor, giving the protein MNLILVIEDDPRIQRALQRQFAAEGYEVHVEGEGPSGLAACKSMRPAAVVLDLMLPGLSGRSVCKEIKAWSPDTPVIVLSAVTEVADKVLLLETGADDYMTKPFSPRELLARVQAAIRRTHRKVEAILQGFGDVSIDLTRMEIHKSGAPVALTAHEFKLLRYFLDNPGRVVARDELLNDVWGLSFHLTTRTVDNQILKLRQKLEPDPANPVFFRTVHGVGYKFVPGV; this is encoded by the coding sequence ATGAACCTGATCCTTGTCATCGAGGACGATCCACGCATCCAACGCGCCCTCCAGCGCCAGTTCGCCGCCGAAGGTTACGAAGTCCACGTCGAGGGAGAAGGTCCTTCCGGCCTCGCCGCCTGCAAGAGCATGCGACCCGCCGCCGTCGTCCTCGACCTCATGCTTCCCGGCCTCTCCGGCCGCAGCGTCTGCAAGGAGATCAAAGCCTGGTCGCCCGACACCCCCGTCATCGTCCTCAGCGCCGTCACCGAAGTAGCCGACAAGGTGCTCCTCCTCGAGACGGGCGCAGACGACTACATGACCAAGCCCTTCAGCCCCCGCGAACTCCTCGCCCGCGTACAGGCTGCCATCCGCCGCACCCATCGTAAAGTGGAAGCAATCCTCCAGGGCTTTGGCGACGTCTCCATCGATCTCACCCGCATGGAGATCCACAAATCCGGCGCGCCCGTAGCCCTCACCGCCCACGAGTTCAAGCTGCTCCGCTACTTCCTCGACAACCCTGGCCGCGTCGTCGCTCGCGATGAGTTGCTCAACGATGTCTGGGGCCTCAGCTTCCACCTCACCACGCGCACCGTCGATAATCAGATCCTCAAGCTACGTCAGAAACTAGAACCAGACCCCGCCAATCCCGTCTTCTTCCGCACCGTGCACGGCGTCGGTTACAAATTTGTGCCTGGAGTCTAA
- a CDS encoding CoA transferase subunit A yields the protein MNKVFGDPASALAGIVDDGMLLAVGGFGLCGIPENLILALRASGKRGLVVASNNAGVDDWGLGLLLHAGQIRKMISSYVGENAEFERQYLAGTLEVEFCPQGTLAERMRAGGAGIPGFYTKTGVGTLIAEGKETREFDGETYLLERGIRADVALVKAWKGDPHGNLVYRKTARNFNPNAATCGRVTVAEVEVLVGVGEIDPDEVHTPGIYVDRVVHVPGDSSAKRIEQRTTRKV from the coding sequence ATGAACAAGGTGTTTGGGGATCCGGCAAGTGCGCTGGCAGGCATCGTCGACGACGGCATGCTGCTGGCGGTTGGAGGTTTTGGGCTGTGCGGGATTCCTGAGAATCTGATCCTGGCTCTGCGGGCTTCGGGGAAGCGGGGGTTGGTGGTGGCGAGTAACAACGCAGGCGTGGATGACTGGGGTTTGGGTTTGCTGCTGCATGCGGGGCAGATCCGGAAGATGATTTCGAGCTACGTTGGGGAGAATGCGGAGTTTGAGCGGCAGTATCTGGCGGGAACGCTGGAGGTGGAGTTCTGCCCGCAGGGAACGCTGGCGGAGCGGATGCGGGCGGGCGGTGCGGGGATTCCGGGGTTCTATACGAAGACGGGTGTGGGGACGCTGATCGCGGAGGGTAAGGAGACGCGGGAGTTCGACGGGGAGACGTACCTGTTGGAGCGTGGGATTCGGGCGGATGTGGCGCTGGTGAAGGCTTGGAAGGGTGATCCGCATGGGAATCTCGTCTATCGGAAGACGGCACGGAACTTCAACCCGAACGCGGCAACGTGCGGGCGGGTGACGGTGGCAGAGGTCGAGGTGCTGGTGGGAGTGGGTGAGATCGATCCGGACGAGGTGCATACGCCGGGAATTTATGTGGATCGAGTCGTGCATGTGCCTGGGGATTCGAGCGCAAAGCGGATTGAGCAGCGCACGACGAGGAAGGTCTAA